The DNA region GAAACACGACGAGTTGCTCCATGACTCTCGTTCCGAGACCCTCGCCTTGATGGTCGGGACGGACGGCCATGTCCACGATCTGGTAGACCGTCCCTCCATCACCGACGACGCGGCCCATCCCGACGGGCGTCTCAGTTCCGTCTCCGTCCACCGCGAACGCGGTCGCTGCGAACAGCGTGTTCGGCAGGCCCCGTTCGGCACCTTCGCGCGAGCGTGGACGCATCCCAGCAGCCTCACGCAGCGACAGATACGTCTCGACCGACGGCACTGTCGCTCGGACCTCGTACTGCATACCGGAGAAGGGTCGCAACCGTCGACTTCAGTTTCGGTTCGTCGCTCAAAGTGAGCGCGAGACGTCGCTTACTCGGCTTCGTCGCTTACTCGGCTTCGTCGCTTACTCGGCTTCCTCGTCGTCGCTCGCCAGCAGGTCGTGCTCGGAGAGGTACGACTCGATTTCCTCGGCGGAGCGCTCGGTGTACTGCTCGCTTTCGACGTCGATGGTCGCGAGGCCGACGCCCTCGGGTTCGAGCCCCTCGTCGTTCGACTCGGCGAGCGCCGAGAGCGCGAGGCCGATACCGCCGTCGAGGCCGGCGTCCTCGGTGTAGTGCTCTTCGAGGTAGTCGCGGATGTCAGCGCGGTCCGCGCCGACCGAGAGCGCCTTCCACTCGTACGGCGTCCCCGAGGGGTCCGTCTCGAAGAGGCGGGGTTCGCCATTCTCGATGCCGCCGACGATGAGCGCGACGCCGAACGGGCGCGCGCCGCCGACCTGCGTGTACTGCTGGATGTGGTCAGTGACCTCCTTCGTCAGCGACTCGATGCCGATGGCCTCGCCGTAGCGGAGGCGGTTGACCTGCGCGCGCTGGCGCGCGAAGTCGATGAGCTGACGCGCGTCGGCGACGTGGCCCGCGGAGGCGATGCCAACGTGTTTGTCGGCTTTGTGGAGTTTCTCGACGCTCGACGGCTCCATCAGCGGTGAGCGACTCCGCTTGTCCGCCGCCAGCACGACGCCGTCGGCCGTTCTGACGCCGACGCTCGCCGTGCCTCGCTTGACCGCCTCGCGCGCGTACTCGACCTGGTACAGACGGCCGTCGGGCGAGAAGATGGTGATGCCGCGGTCGTACGCCTGCTGTTGCGCTTGTCCCTGCATAAGTATCACTCGAAATCGAGTTTCGTCGCGCCGAGAACGCCCGAGGGGAGGCGGACGCACAGTACGTCGTCCCGGACGACCGCCGACCGCTCGGAACCCTCGAACACGACCTGTCTCTTCTCGGAACGTCCGGCCGCGCCGCGTAAATAGCTTTCTTCACAGGCGCGCACGGTACCGGAGACGCCACGGACGCGTATCCCGGTTTCGTCGTCGCCGACGCTGCTCAGACAGGCGAGTGCGGCGCGGGCGTCGTCGACGTGACCGCGTCGGACGCGGACGACGGCCTCGCCGACGCCGTCGCCGAGTTCGAAGCCGTACACCGTGAGGTCGGCGTCGGCGCTCCCGGCGTCGCCCAACAGGTTCTGGGCGGCGTACCAGAGTTCGCGCTGGAAGTCGCCGCGTTCGAACGCGGCGTCGGGCCACGTCTCGATGCCGAGCGCGAGGTAGCGCCAGCGCGGTCGGAGATGTTTCGGGAGATGTTTCATCGGCGGGTTACTCGTCGATTTCCTCGGACTCGCCGACGCCGTCGGAGCCGTCGCCGCCACCGCCGAACCGCTCGGCGACGAGCACGCCCACCTGGTCGTGGACGCGTTCGACGGCCGTCAGCGCGAAGCCGGCACTAGTGAGGCAGTCGACGAGATGGCCGACCGTCGACGGGTCGTCGACCTCGGGGCTGTAGAACGGGTCTTCCGGATTGGGTTCGCCGAAGAACATCACGTCGCCGAGGACGAACTTCCGGGGTTCGAGGCCGGCGATGACCTCGACGGCCTCGTGTTTCTCCTCGTCGGAGAGATGGTGCATCGCGAAGTTCGAGACGACCACATCTACGTGGCCGTCGTAGCCGGGTTCGCGGAACGACCCGTGGCCGAACTCGACGTTTTCTACCCCCTGTTCCGCTGCTTTCGTTCGCGCCTGCTCCATCATCCCCTCGCTGATGTCGCGGCCGACGACCCGTTTCGCCTTGGGGGCGAGCGCCAGCGCGATCGCGCCGGTTCCAGTACCTAAGTCGAGCACGACGTCGTCGGGACTTGGGTCGGCGTGGTCGACGACGAGCGACGCGCAGGCTCTGTACTCGTCGGAGTCCTGGCTCTCGTCGTAGTCGGCGGCGATCTTCGAGAAGCGCGCGGCGTGTTCCTCAACCGTCTTCTTCATACCTGCCCCGTTTGACCCCCGGGGCTATGAACGACTCGGACGTTCGCTCGCGGTTTCGCGCCGCGAGGCGACCCCACTCGCGGAGGCCCGACTCTATCTGTTCGGCCGAAAACCCGACCTGCTCGCCGACGGCGACGAGTTCCCGCGGCGCGCGGAGTTGGAGGTGCGAGGTGGGGTTCGCGCTGACGACGAACGGCACGTCGTAGTACTCGACGAGTTCGCGGAGTGTGCGCATCGACTTGAGTGCCTGTACGCGCCGACCGCCGTCGGCGCGGAGCACCCGCCGAAAGTCGAACTCGACGCGGACGCCGTTTCGCTTCGCGGACTTGGCGAGCACGTGGTTGAAGTCGCCGCCGGCCATCGGCCGCGACAGCACGTCGATTCGCTCCGCTTCGGTGGCGAAGCGGTTGAGTTTGTCGTCGCCGCCGCGGAGGACGAGGAGCGTGGTTTTCGGTCGGAAGTTGCCGATTGCGCCGCTGGCCTGCTCGGGGGTCGTAGCGACGACTTCGACGGCGTCGACGACATCGACGTTGTAGCGGTCGCTCGCGCGTTCGCAGGCGTCGAGGTCGGGTGCGCCCTGGAAGCGGACGGCGACGCCCTCGAAGCCGTAGTCGGCCGCCGTGCGGGCGAAACGCGAGGGGGTGCTGTCGCCGTCGGGGTGCGCGTGGACCGCTTCGTACATCTTGGTCTGTCTGGTTTTCTTCTCGTGTGGGGGCTTGTCGGTTTCGGGATTTTCCGTGGGTTCGGATGATCCACCTCGTGCGGTCGGTGATTCGCTGAATCGGTCGACTCCGACTGCCGAGCGCACCGAGAGAACACACCGCCACCGCCCACCTCGAGCCTCCCCAGCCTCGTCGGGCGCATGAACGCGCCCGACTCCCTCGCGCGGTGGTCGCGCCACCGAGGGCGCTCCCGCCGCGCGCCACTATAAAATCCGCTTTCTACTCGAACCGACTCGGATTCTTCGTCGCCTCCGCCACCCGAACCGCCGCGACGTTCTCGGGCACGTCGTGGACGCGGACGATGTCCGCACCGCGTTCGACGGCCAGCGCGGTCCCGGCGATAGTCGCTTCGAGGTTGTCGCCCGCCTCCTGCCCGACGAGTTCGAACATCGACTTGTGCGAGTGCCCGACGAGAATCGGACAGCCGAGCGCCTCGAACTCCGGGAGTCGAGAGAGGAGCTCGAAGTTCTCGGGCTTCGATTTCCCGAAGCCGAGGCCGGGGTCGACGATGACGCGCTCTCGCGGGATGCCCGCCTTCTCGGCCAAGAGAATGCGCTCGTTCAGTTCCTCGACGACGTCCTCGACCACGTCGTCGTAGTCGATCTCCTTGCCCGGAACCACCGGTGCGTCGATGCTGTGCATGACGATGACCGGCACCTCGCGCTCGGCGGCGAGAAATCGCATCTCGGGGTCTTCGAGGCCGGTCACGTCGTTGAGGATGTCGGCTCCGGCGTCGAGCGCTGCTCGGCCGACCGCGGCTCTCCGGGTGTCGACGGAGATAGCGACATCGAGGTCCGAGACGGCCTCGATGACCGGCACGACGCGCCGAATCTCGTCTTCGATCGACACCGGGTCCGCGCCGGGGCGGGTGCTCTCGCCCCCGACGTCGATAATCTCCGCGCCGGCGTCGACCATCGCCTGCGCCTGTTCGATGGCAGCGTCGGCGTCGAAGAACTCGCCGCCGTCGTGAAAGGAGTCGGGCGTCACGTTCAGGATGCCCATCACCGACGCGCCCTCGTCCCACGGATACTGCTCGGTCGGTTCGCCGTCGTCGAGGCCGAGACGCCCGCGGAGGTCGGCGACGACGTCCGAGAGGCCGTACGGGTGACCCTCGAGCGAGTCGAGCAGTCGATCGAACTGCGCGAGCGTCCCCGAGAGAACGACGTCGTGCAGTTCGCCGTCGCTGTCGAGACCGGCGGCGACGCACTCGCCGCCGAAACGAGCCATCTCGGTTTCGAACACGCGCGCCTGCCGCCTCTCGACCTGCGTCTTCACGACGCGGTGAACCATCTCGTCTTCGGCGGCGTCGACGGCTTCGGTCGTCCCCCCTGCACGCTCCAGTACTTCGCGGGCGTCCGTCGGCGAATCGACCGCTTTCGGAATCCCCAGTCGGGTCCACCGCCGCCGCGCCTCGGCGACACAGAACAGAGAGCCGGTGAGAAGTACGCAGTCGTCGGGACCGGCCCGGTCGAGGGCGCTCGACAACGCGGCGGATACCGACCCGATACTGTCGACCGAGTCGACGCCCGCCCGCTCGAACACGCGGGCGAGGATTTCGGGGTCTTCGGCCCGACTGAGGTTCGGCCTGCACGTCGTCACCGAGTCGGGCGTCGGCAGCGCCGCGGCCATCTCGCGGTGGTCCTTGTCGTGCATCGCGCCGAAGACCAGATGCAGGTCGTCGTAGTCGAACTCCGAGAGTACGGCCGCGAGAACCTCGAACGCCCCCGGGTTGTGCGCACCGTCGAGGACGACCATCGGCTCTCGCTGCATGACCTCGAATCTGCCCGGCCAGTGGGCGTTACGGAGGCCGCGGGCGACCGTCTCGGTGTCGAGTTCGACGCCGGTCTCGGCGGCGGCCTGTCGTGCGAGTGCGACGGCGACGCCCGCGTTCTTCGCCTGATACGCGCCGAGCATCGGCAAGCGGGCTTCGACCGCGAACGCGCCCGAATCAACCGAGACGCTGACCACGGACTCGGTGTGGTTGACGCGACCCTCGTAGTTGACGCGGAGGTCGGGGTTTTCGGGGGCGTCGGGGTCGCTCGGGTCCGCGACGGTGACGACGTCGCCGGCCTGCGCGCGGACGGCGTCGAGCGCGTCGCTCGTCGCGGCGGTGACGAGCGGTCGGTCGGCGGGGGCGACGTACGCTTTCGTCGTCGCAATCTCTTCTATGGTGTCGCCGAGCACGTCGGTGTGTTCGAGCGTGACGTTCGTGACGGCGCTGGCGACGGGGTCGACGACGCTCGTCGCGTCGAGTTCGCCGCCCATCCCCACCTCCAGGACGGCGACGTCGACGTCGCTGCGGCCGAAGTACCAGAGACCGAGCGCGGTGACCGTCTCGAAGAAGGTGAGCGGTTCGCCGGCGGCCGCACGGTCGACGAGGTACGGTTTGGCCTCGGCGACGAACTCGCAGAGCGCGGATTCGGTCATCTTGCGGCCGTCGACGCGGACGCGTTCGCGGAGGCTGTCGAAGTGCGGCGAGGTGTAGAGGCCGACGCTGCATCCCGCTTCCCGAAGCGTCGACTCCACCATCCGCGCGGTGCTGCCCTTTCCGTTCGACCCCGCGACCTGGACGAATCGGACGTTCTCGTGGGGGTCGCCGAGGTGGTCGAGCAGCGCCCGAACCGACTCGGTCCCCGGCTTCACCTGAAAGCGGCGGAGGTCGAAGAGAAAGTTCGCCGCCTCGTAATACTCCATGCATCGTCCGAGTTTGCGACTCCGCTTAGGCCTATCGGACCGTCTACTGCGGTTTTCTCGTGATCGGCGGCGACCGGTACACACGCGTTCGGCGGCGACGACGGAGCCACAAAACGGCGACTCAGAGACGACTTCGTCGCCGAAACCGAGCCGCCCCTTGTCAATACTGGCAGCCGAGATTTCAGTCCGAGACCACTATCTCCGGTCCCGACTTTCATGAGTTACGTGCTGTTTTCCGCGCTCGATAGTGGCGTGGCAGCGACGTTCGCCGACTGGTCTCCGCCGGCGCAAACCGTCGCTATCGGCGTCGCGTTCTTCGCCGTCTTCTTCCTCGTGAACCGAACGAAACCGACAGTCGAGGCGCGCTACGACGCAGATATCGCGGAGATGGTGACGGTGACGTTTCTGGTCGCCGACCTCGCGGCGGCGGTGCTGGCGCTGGCGACCGTCTGGAACCTCGTCGTCGTCTTCGACGTGCTCGCGCAGGCGGTTCTCGTCGACCGCTGGACGGCAGTCAGACAGGTCGTGAGCGTGGCGGTGCTCGCGGGGGCGTATCTCGTCGTCCGGTTGGTCAACCGCTCTATCGACCGCCTGGCGGCCGCCGGCGCGCTGACGAAACACCAGAGCGAGGTCGCCTACCACGTCACCGACGTCGGCATCTTCGCGCTCGCTATCGCGGTGCTTCTCTACCTCTGGGGCATCGAACTCGGCAACCTGTTCATCGGTGCAGGCGTCGCCAGCGCCGTCGTCGGCCTCGCCGCCCGCGAGACGCTCGCGGCGATCATCGCGGGGTTCGTCCTCTTGCTCTCGCGGCCGTTCCGTGCGGGCGACTGGGTCGAAGTCGACGGTCAGTCCGGAGTCGTCGAGGACGTGACGATCATCAACACCAAACTGCGGACGTACAGCGACGAACACCTGCTCATCCCGAACGACCACATCACGAGCAATCGGCTGATGAACTACTCGCGTAGTGATAGACTCCGCATCGAACTAGAGGTCGGCGTCGACTACGAGACGGACCTCTCTCACGCGCGGGAGGTCGCGGAGTCGGCGATGGCGGAGGTCGACCTCGTCCGCGACGTCCCCTCGCCGCGGGCGATTCCACAGGAGTTCGGCGAGTCGTCGATACAGCTCGAACTCCGCTTCTGGATCGGTGACCCGACGATGCGGCGACTCTGGAAGGCGAAGGGCTCGGTCATCGAGTCGGTCAAGACCGCCTACGAGCGAGAGGACATCTCGATTCCGTTCCCGCAGCGGGTTCACTCGCGACGCGACGACGCGCGGATGACTCCCTCGGAAATCGCCGCCAGAAGCGACGATTGACCCGCGCGGCGGCGAGCGGACCGCCGGGGCGCTAAAAGCAGCCTGAACTAACAAGCCCATCTGGGTTGCCGCTGCGTCGACAACGTCGATATGAGATGCTCGGTACCGTAACTGTCGGTAGAAAGGCGGCGAAGTACGGTTACAAAAAGTACGGCGTCCCGGGCGCTGTCGTCGCCGGCGGTGCAGCCGTCGGCGGCGTCTACGTCGCCAGAAAGACGTTCAAGTCGAAGTTCGGCGGCGATGCCAAAAGCCTCGACGAGACGACGGTCGTCGAGACACAAACGGATGTCGACGCCGCCGACCCCTCGGAGACCGAGGCGGACGAACGTGAGGACGTCGACAGACACGAGGACGTCGACGAAACCGAGGTCGACGACTCTCGCGACACCGACGCGGACGCGGATTCGGATACGGACGACGAGGCGTAGAGAGGACGAACCCGCTGGATTCGGCCGAATCGGTCGCTCTCCGAGGACGACTTCGCGACCGACGACCTCGCGGACCTCGACGATTACTTTCTGCTGTCGCCCTCCGGCATCCCGCCGGAGTCGTTCGAAGACCTCTCCCTCCCGGTCGTCCATCTCGACCAGCGACTCAGTCTGACGCTGCTCCGACAGGCGCTCAACGAGGTGGAGACGCTGGACATCGACGCCGAGACGAAGAAACGGACGAGAGAGCTGCTGCACTCGCTCGGGGAGTGTTTCCCGAACCACAGCCTCCGCAACGACGAAAGCTAGCTTCGACGGCCGAAACCGCACGAGAGCGACTACTCAGGTCGCGGCCGTTCCGCTTCTCGCCGCGCGGTCCGGTCGGTGTCGAGCACGAGTCCGAGCGTCAGGAAGACACTCCCGAGTGCCAGCCACACAGGGGTCGACCCCGTGTCGCCGCCGACACCCATGTAGGCCCCGATTGTCAGGAACGCCACGCCGACAACGAAGAACGCAACGTGCATGGTAGCATGTCTCACGGGGACGTGATAAAGCTACGCACGAGAATCACACGCTGATTGATACGTCGGGGAGAGGTGCCATCGACGCCGCGGGAGACGGGCCGAGGCGCGTTCCTCGCCTTCGTTCGTCTTTCGAGCGTTAGACGCTCCTTCGCTGACGCTCAGTCGTGTCTGAAACACCGCCGCCCGGTGAACACCATCACCATGTCGTGCTCGTCGGCGGCCGCGACGACGTCGTCGTCGTTGACGGAGCCACCGGGCTGAATCACGGCGTCGATACCCGCTTCGGCGGCTTCCTCGACACCGTCGGGGAATGGGAAGAACGCGTCCGACGCCATCACCGCGCCCTCGGCGGATTTGCCTTCGGCGTGCTCCTCGGCTTTCATCGCCGCCAGTCGGACGGCGTCGACGCGGCTCACCTGCCCCATGCCGACGCCGACCGTCTCCGTCCCGTCGGCGAAGAGGATGCCGTTCGATTTGACGTGCTTCAGCACCTTCCACGCGAACAGCATCGTCTCCAGTTGCTCGTCGGTGGGTTCGCGCTCGGTGACGACTTCGAGGTCGTCGACCGTCGGACTCCACAGGTCGCGCTCCTGGACGAGTCGTCCCCCGACGATGGGTTTCTCGGTGAAGCGCTCAGAGATCTCGCCGAGCTCGGACCGGGCGGACTCGCCCGTCCGCCCGTCCCCGCGACCCACGTCCAACACTCGAAGGTTCTTCTTCCCGGTCAGCACCGAGAGTGCGTCGTCGGTGTACCCCGGCGCGACGACGACCTCTTTGAACGAATCGACGACGAGTTCGGCCGTCTCGGCGTCGCACTCGCGGTTGAGCGCGACAATCCCTCCAAAAGCGCTCATGGGGTCCGTCGAGAGCGCGCGCTCGTACGCCTCCGAGAGCGTGTCGGCGGTCGCACAGCCAGCGGGGTTGGTGTGTTTGATGACCGCGGCAGCGGGGTCGTCGAACTCCTTGATGAGGCTGAGCGCGCCGTCGGCGTCGTTGTAGTTGTTGTACGACAGCGCCTTCGCGCCCTCGTTCAACTGCGGCGCGCTGACGACGTTGGCCTCCTCGCAGGCGTCGTCGACGTAGACGGCGGCGTCCTGATGCGGGTTCTCGCCGTAGCGAAGCGTGTCGCCGCGGCGCTCGGAGACGACGCGGCGAGACGGGAGGTCGCCGCCCTCGTCGCCCTCGACGGAGACGCGGCCAGTCTCGGCATCGACGGTCACGCGGTCCTCGGCGAACAGGCGGACGGCCCGGGGATAGGCCGCGAACTCGGCGTCGTAGAGCACGCGCTCTTTCAGCGACGCCGCGTCGTCGTCCTCGAAGACGGGGACCGCCTCCTGCGTGACGATGGGGCCGGCGTCGACCTCCTCGGTGACGACGTGGACCGTGCATCCGGTCGTGCGGACGCCCGAATCGAGAACCTGCTCGTGGGCGTCGTTGCCGGGGAACGCAGGGAGCAAGGAGGGATGGACGTTCAGCGTCGTCGGCGCGGCGTCGAGGAACTCGGTCGTGAGTACGCGCATGTAGCCGTCGAGGCAGACGAGGTCGAACTCGTAGTCGTCGAGGGCATCGAGGATGCGACGTTCGTGGGACTCGCGGGATTCGCCCTCGTCGCGTTCGACGCTCTCGGTCGGGATGCCGCGCTCGGCGGCCGCGTCGAGCACCGGGGCGTCGTCGTGGTTCGACAGCACGACGGCCAACTCGGCCCCGCCGGGCGCTGTATCGGCGATGTGTCGAAGGTTCCGTCCGCGATTGCTCGCCAAACCCGCAATCCGTAGCATACGAGAGAAGCCCACCGCCGTGGGAAAAACAGTTGCGGTCTGCCGAGCGCGGGTATCCAAATACGTGTATAGATTTTCGCGTATTCGAGCTCTCGAACCGGCACAGTATGCACAGAAATGGGTTGCACTCATCGACACGCTTTTGCCGCGCCCGCGGACACTCCCGGGTATGACAGACCTCTCTCGGAACGACCCGCTGTCGACCGTCTCGCCGGTCGACGGGCGGTACGCGCGCCGAACCGCGCCGCTGGTCCCGTACGCCAGCGAGTCGGCGTTGATGCGCGCTCGCGTCCGCGTCGAAGCCGAATACCTCGTCGCGCTCGCCGACCTCGACGCGACGCCGCTGACGCTCAGCGAAGCGGAACGCGTCGCCCTCCGCGACTGCTACGAGTCGTTCGACGGCGACGACGCACGCCTCGTCAAGCGCCTCGAAACCGAGGGCACCGAGGAGTACTCGGCGACGAACCACGACGTAAAGGCCGTCGAGTACTTCCTGCGCGTTCGACTCGGCGAATCCTCTGACGTCGACGGCGCGGAACGGCTCCACCCGTGGATTCACTTCGGCCTGACGAGCGAGGACGTGAACAACCTCGCCCACCGCCTGCTCGTCGAACCCGCCGTCGAGGACGTGTTGCTCCCGGCGCTCGCGGACGTGCGCGACGAACTCGCGTCGCTGGCGCGCGAGCACCGTGCGACGCCGATGCTCGCGCGGACGCACGGCCAACCCGCGACGCCGACGACGTTCGGCAAGGAGATGGCCGTCGTCGCCGCGCGCCTCGGTCGGCAGATGGGCCGCATCCGAGAGGCGAGCGACGCGCTCTCGGGCAAGTTGGCGGGCGCGTCGGGCACCTACGCCGCCCACGTCGCCGCCTATCCGGACGTCGACTGGCGCGCGTTCTCGAAGTCGTTCGTCGAGTCGCTCGGCCTCCGCCACACGGCGCTGACGACGCAGGTCAACCCCTGCGACGACCTTTCTACCCTTTTCGACGCGCTCCGCGGCGCGAACAACGTGCTTCTGGACCTGGACCGCGACGTCTGGCTCTACGTCTCGGACCGCTACCTCGGCCAGCGAACTGTCGAGGGAGAGACGGGATCGTCGACGATGCCGCATAAGGTCAACCCCATCGACTTCGAGAACAGCGAAGGAAATCTCTCGAAGGCCAACTCCGACCTGACGTTCCTCGCCGACTACATCACCACTTCGCGTCTCCAGCGCGACCTCTCGGACTCGACCGTGAAGCGCAACATCGGCGCGGCGTTCGCACACTGTCTCATCGGCTACGGGAAGACCGAGACCGGATTAGGCAAGGTCGTCCCGAACGAGCACGTGATGCGTGAGGAACTGGAGGCGACCCCCGAGATCATCGGCGAGGCGGTCCAGACCATCCTCCGGCGCGAGGGCGACACCGAGGCGTACGAACGCGTGAAGGAACTCACCCGCGGCCGCGACGTGACCATCGAAGACTTCCGCGACCTGTTCGACGACCTCGACGTCTCTCCCGAGGTTCGCGAGGAACTGCGCTCGCTCTCGCCGATGGGTTACACGGGCGTCGCAGACGAGTTAGTCGACGAACTGGACCGATAAGACGAGCGCTGAGCGCGGTCGTCGGGTGGTCCATCTCTCGCACCACCGAGAAGATACTTATCCTGTCACGAGAGACGACAGATATGGTCTCCGACCACAGCCCATCCAGCGAACAGTCCTACGACGGCTGCGAGAAGTGCGGCCACGACGAAGCGACCACGGACACGATCTCGACGACCGGAAGCGGGTTCTCGAAGTTCTTCGACGTGCAGAACCGGCAGTTCACCGTCGTCTCGTGTACGAACTGCGGCTACTCGGAACTCTACAAGGGACAGTCGAGCGGCGACGTCGTCGACATCTTCCTCGGTTGAGACGATAGACTCACTCGGTACGGATGTCGATTTTTCGGCCGCTGAGACGTTCAGTTCGGTTGTAAACCGATGGCACTTGGAGGGCTATCCCTTGACTTGGACCTCCACGAACGAGTCGTTTCCACACACGCGACACGTCTGCGGGGCTTGATACCGTGCGTACACGACCGAGCACTCCTCACACGCGTGGAGCGGCCGACCGAGCTGACTGTATTGGTCCGACACAGTACAGAGTACGGTCCAATTAGGCAAAAACACTCTCGTCGAAGACCCGTAGAACCGGTGGAGAATTGAATATAAACGCGGAGTTCTATTCGGTGCGATAGTCGGTGCGTATCCAGCGAGTTCGTTCAAATTGGCTCGTCAGAACCACCCCGGAACTGTCGATAGCGGCCCAACAAACGCTTATCTCTCTCGCTCTCCTCTGCGGAGAGAGCCCATGGGAATTTTCAACGAGCTAGGACGACAGGTCGAGCAGTTCAAACAGAGCGTGGAGAAGACGGCTGAGGAAAACGCAGCGTACCAGTGTCGAGAGTGCGACGCACGGTTCCACACGCATCACGACCAGTGCCCGGAGTGCGGGGCGGAACGGGTCGAATCGACGACGACCGAGGAATGAGTAACTGCGCTCTCGAACGCCCGCTATCCGTCCTCACCCACTAGCGACCGCAGCGCCTCCGTCACCGCGTCTGCGGCCGCCCGAACCTCACTCACCCGAACGTACTCGCGGTCGGCGTGCGCCACCGACCCATCGTCGTCGGCCAACACGCCCGGTCCGAAGACGACCGTCGGCGCGGGCGAGAAGTACGACGCCTCCGTCGCGGCCGTGAAGGGGCGAACTCCTCGCCCAGCGGCGTCGGCGAGCGTCCGCACGAGTTCGTGGTCGGGGTCGGTCGAGAACGCCTCCAGAAACGGTGTCTCCCGGTCGGTGAGCGCGAACTCGACGCCCACGTCGTCGGGGACGTGCGCTCGGACGTGCGCTTCGAGCGCCTCCCGGAACTCGTCGGCCGTCTCCGGGGGGACGCTGCGGCGGTCGACGGTGAGCGAACAGTCGGCGGGCACCTGGTTCGTCGCCTCGCCGCCGGAGATGACCGTCGGCGTCAACGAGGGCGCGCCGAGTTGCTCGTGCGTCCGCGGCGCGGCGTCGACGACTTCGTCGTACGTCCGAATCGCTTCGAGCGCCCCCTCCGCGGCGGCGACGGCGTTCACTCCCGACTGGGATTCGGCGGCGTGGGCGTTCTCGCCCGACAGTCGAATCGTTCCCTCGAATCGACCTTTCGCGGCCGTACAGACGTCCAACCCGGTCGGTTCGCCGACGATGTAGAGGTCGGCGCCGAGGTCGAGCGCGTACGCGCCCGTCGACAGCGTCTCCTCGTCGGGTGTGATCGCGAGCGTCAGTTTACCGTCGGCGTCGCCGCCGGGGGCGACGGCGAAGAATCCGGCGAGCAACGCCGCGAGCGGGCCTTTCGCGTCGCACGACCCCCGCCCGCGAATCACCTCGTCGTCGCCGCTGCCCTCGCGCTCGTATCCGACGTGCGGCGAGACGGTGTCGATGTGCGTGTTGAGCACGACGTGGGGCGACCCTTCGCCGCGAGAAGCGAGGGTGTTCCCGGCGTCGTCGACCGTCGCGTCGATACCCTGTTTCTCGACGGTCTCGACGAGCAGCTCGCGCATCGCCGTCACGTCCTCGTGGGACTCGACGCGGACCGCCCGGTCGAGAAAGTCGACGGGGTCGAAGCTATCGCCGCTCACTGCTCCGGAAGCGCGGCGAGTCGGCCCTCGTACTCCGCCTCGACGGGGCCGCGGAGCGTCGCGCTGCCGCGGTCGGGCACCGTGATTTCGAGGTCGCCGCCCGGCGGCGAGACGCGAATCGGGTCGTCGCCGTCGACGAGTCCGAGGCGCTTGGCCGCGGCGACGATGGCAACCGCGCCCGTCCCACAGGAGCGCGTCTCGCCCTCGACGCCGCGCTCGAAGGTGCGCTGGCTGAAGCTACCGTCGTCGTCGCGGGAGCCGAGCGTGACGTTCGCGCCCTCAGGGAAGGTGTCGGCGTGGCGAACCGCGGGTGCGACCGCTTCGAGGTCTACTGCATCGACATCGTCGACGAACGCGACGGCGTGGGGGACGCCCGTGTTCACGGCGGTGACTTCGAGACCCTCGACCGTCTCGGTGACGAGTTCGCCGTCGTGGTCGGCCGACAGCGGCACATCTCGCGGTTCGAACGTCGGGATACCCATCTCGACGGTGATATCGAGGGATTCGTCGGCGTCGCCGCTCGCGTCGCTGCG from Haloprofundus halobius includes:
- a CDS encoding GNAT family N-acetyltransferase, producing the protein MQYEVRATVPSVETYLSLREAAGMRPRSREGAERGLPNTLFAATAFAVDGDGTETPVGMGRVVGDGGTVYQIVDMAVRPDHQGEGLGTRVMEQLVVFLDEEAPPNAYVTLVADVDGFYERFGFEETRPASKAMSLRDE
- the psmA gene encoding archaeal proteasome endopeptidase complex subunit alpha gives rise to the protein MQGQAQQQAYDRGITIFSPDGRLYQVEYAREAVKRGTASVGVRTADGVVLAADKRSRSPLMEPSSVEKLHKADKHVGIASAGHVADARQLIDFARQRAQVNRLRYGEAIGIESLTKEVTDHIQQYTQVGGARPFGVALIVGGIENGEPRLFETDPSGTPYEWKALSVGADRADIRDYLEEHYTEDAGLDGGIGLALSALAESNDEGLEPEGVGLATIDVESEQYTERSAEEIESYLSEHDLLASDDEEAE
- a CDS encoding Rpp14/Pop5 family protein; its protein translation is MKHLPKHLRPRWRYLALGIETWPDAAFERGDFQRELWYAAQNLLGDAGSADADLTVYGFELGDGVGEAVVRVRRGHVDDARAALACLSSVGDDETGIRVRGVSGTVRACEESYLRGAAGRSEKRQVVFEGSERSAVVRDDVLCVRLPSGVLGATKLDFE
- a CDS encoding class I SAM-dependent methyltransferase; its protein translation is MKKTVEEHAARFSKIAADYDESQDSDEYRACASLVVDHADPSPDDVVLDLGTGTGAIALALAPKAKRVVGRDISEGMMEQARTKAAEQGVENVEFGHGSFREPGYDGHVDVVVSNFAMHHLSDEEKHEAVEVIAGLEPRKFVLGDVMFFGEPNPEDPFYSPEVDDPSTVGHLVDCLTSAGFALTAVERVHDQVGVLVAERFGGGGDGSDGVGESEEIDE
- a CDS encoding RNase P subunit p30 family protein; this encodes MYEAVHAHPDGDSTPSRFARTAADYGFEGVAVRFQGAPDLDACERASDRYNVDVVDAVEVVATTPEQASGAIGNFRPKTTLLVLRGGDDKLNRFATEAERIDVLSRPMAGGDFNHVLAKSAKRNGVRVEFDFRRVLRADGGRRVQALKSMRTLRELVEYYDVPFVVSANPTSHLQLRAPRELVAVGEQVGFSAEQIESGLREWGRLAARNRERTSESFIAPGVKRGRYEEDG
- the folP gene encoding dihydropteroate synthase; this encodes MEYYEAANFLFDLRRFQVKPGTESVRALLDHLGDPHENVRFVQVAGSNGKGSTARMVESTLREAGCSVGLYTSPHFDSLRERVRVDGRKMTESALCEFVAEAKPYLVDRAAAGEPLTFFETVTALGLWYFGRSDVDVAVLEVGMGGELDATSVVDPVASAVTNVTLEHTDVLGDTIEEIATTKAYVAPADRPLVTAATSDALDAVRAQAGDVVTVADPSDPDAPENPDLRVNYEGRVNHTESVVSVSVDSGAFAVEARLPMLGAYQAKNAGVAVALARQAAAETGVELDTETVARGLRNAHWPGRFEVMQREPMVVLDGAHNPGAFEVLAAVLSEFDYDDLHLVFGAMHDKDHREMAAALPTPDSVTTCRPNLSRAEDPEILARVFERAGVDSVDSIGSVSAALSSALDRAGPDDCVLLTGSLFCVAEARRRWTRLGIPKAVDSPTDAREVLERAGGTTEAVDAAEDEMVHRVVKTQVERRQARVFETEMARFGGECVAAGLDSDGELHDVVLSGTLAQFDRLLDSLEGHPYGLSDVVADLRGRLGLDDGEPTEQYPWDEGASVMGILNVTPDSFHDGGEFFDADAAIEQAQAMVDAGAEIIDVGGESTRPGADPVSIEDEIRRVVPVIEAVSDLDVAISVDTRRAAVGRAALDAGADILNDVTGLEDPEMRFLAAEREVPVIVMHSIDAPVVPGKEIDYDDVVEDVVEELNERILLAEKAGIPRERVIVDPGLGFGKSKPENFELLSRLPEFEALGCPILVGHSHKSMFELVGQEAGDNLEATIAGTALAVERGADIVRVHDVPENVAAVRVAEATKNPSRFE